TCAGGTTGGCCTCCAGCGCGTTCCACGCGGCCTCCTGGTCGGCGGTCGCAGCGGGGTCGGCGGAGTGGGTGGGGCGTTGCATGGATTGGTTAAAACCCGTGCGAAAATCGCCGGGTCGGAAATCGATTACGCTGACTCCCGTGTGCCGCGTTTCAATCAGCAAACTCTCGCTCAATGCACTCAGTCCGGCTTTGGCGATGTTGTAGCCGGTCATGTAGGGCAACGGGAACTCGGTCGCCAGCGAGGCGACATTCACCAGCACCCCACCCTGAGCTCGACGGCGCAGATCGGCCAACTGGGCCTGCGCGAGCGCGGCAGTGTTCACCAGCATGGCGTTGAGCTGCTGTCGCCAGACCGCGAACTCGACCTCCGCAAAGGAGCCCAAGGTGCCGTAACCCGCGTTGTTGATCACCACCGCAAATCCGCCCGCGGCCACCGCTGCCTCGCGATAGGCGCTCAACGCGCCGACGGCGTCATCAAGATCGAGCACCACGGGGTGGAAGCGCTCATGCTCCGCCAACTCGGCGAGACGCGCCTCCGATCGGGCTGTGCCCCACACTTCTGCGCCCTGAGCGAGTGCCAGCCGGGCAATCGCCGCCCCGATGCCTGCAGACGCCCCGGTGATAAATACGGGGCTGGAGGTCGAGGACGGCATGGAGCGAGATACGGAGGACGGGGCAGGCAGCGCCAGAGTCGATTACGGGCGAAGGAACGGACCTCAGCTCGCTGAAGGCACAGCGCGCAGCACGATGGCGACATTGGCCCCACCAAAACCACTGCTGTTGTTGATCACCACCTGGGGCCGCTCGGCCACGGTTTCGCGCACGATGTTGAGATCGGCCACGGCCGGATCGATTTCGGTGATGTGAGCCGATCCCGGGATAAATCCCTCGCGCAATGCGAGCGCGCAGAACCCGGTCTCCATCGCGCCGGCCAGCGACAGACCGTGACCGGTAAGCGCCTTGGTTGAACTGATCGCCGGACGCGCGCCCGACGGGCCAAAGACGGTGCGGATCGCCTTGCCTTCGGAGATGTCGCCGATGGGCGTCGAAGTGGCGTGGGCGTTGATGTAGTCCACATCCTCCGGCGCGACGCCGGAGTGCTTGAGCGCGCGAGTCAGGGCGTTGGCCAAGCCGGTGCCCTCGGGATGGGAAATGGCAACGTTGTGACCGTCGGAGGCCTGGCCCCACCCGGCCACCTCGCAATACGGCACCACGCCGCGGCGCATGACCTCGTCTTCGCTTTCGAGGACCAGCACCGTCGCGCCGCCAGTGCCCACAAACCCGTCGCGGCCTTTGTCAAACGGACGTGAGGCGCTGTTCGGATCGTTGCTCATGGAGAGCGCCCGCATGCCGGCAAACGGCAGGATCGTCTCCACGTTGCCGTCCTCGGCGCCGACCACAAACATGCGCTTTTGGCGGCCGAGCATGATCTCGTCGTAGGCGTAACCCAGCGCGTGGGAAGACGAAGCGCAGGCCGACGCGAAACCGGTCGAAGCGCCTTTGATCTTAAAGTGCGCCACCAGGTTGAACTGCACCGTGCCCGCAATGGAGGCAACGATGCCCAGCGGCGAGCAGCGCATGACGCCCATTTCGTGCATGCGACGCACGTAGTAGGTCAGAAAATTGGGTGAACCCGCCGAGGCTCCGAACAGACCCGTATCGTCGTTGGACACATCCTCCGGCGACAGACCTGCATCCTCGATCGCCTGGGTCATCGCGCAGTAGCTGTAGAGGCCATGCGGTCCCATGCTGCGCAGGTATTCGCGCCGCACCCGGTAGCGTTCGGGATAGATCCAGTCCTCGGGATCCAGCGAATCCGTATCAAAGCCCTTCACGGGGGCGGCGACTTTCACCGGGATACTGGCGGCAGCAAAAGGCGGGTAGAGCTCCACCCCATGCTTCATTTCACGCAGATTCTGCGAGACCGTTTTTGCGTCGTTGCCGATGCTGGTGATGGCACCCAGGCCGGTGAGATATACTTTCGCCATGATACTTTGCTGATGCAGCACCTTGGTCGAAGCAGGCATCGGGAGTCGGTCGAACCGATGCTCCGAACTTCGCCAAAGCGCGTAGGGGGATGAGCTAAGGCAGCGACGCCGCCCGGGTCAACGCGGCGGAATACCCGATTTCAGGCATTTTAAACCGGTCGCCGGCCCCGGACTGCGGGCGACTCTGCCCGCACGGAGGGGTTAGGCGTTCACCGCGGCCGCGATGGGCGGACGGGTGTCGTCGTCGTTGCTCTTGCCGGTCATCGGCGCCTTGGAGTCAACCGCGATGGGGGTGCCGTCAGCCGCCAGTTTCGATTCAACGTAAGCAAAGGTGAGCGTGATCTCCTCGGCCATCGCGGCCTTTTCCTGGCCCACGCGAATGGAACCTTCGAAGGTCGCCAACGGCATCTTGGTGCGCTTCGGCTTCACCGACATCGACAGCAGATCGCCCGGGCGGCAGATCCGGTGGCAACGCACGCCTTCACACGAAGTGAAGAAGATCTTGGACGGATCCATCGTCTTGCCTTCCTCGGGCGTGGTGCCCTCGAGCAAGTAGAGGACCGCGAGCTGGCCGAGGGCCTCAAGCATCAGCGAGGCCGGCATGACCGGGTTGTCCTTAAAGTGGCCTTGGAGGAAAAACTCCTGCCCCGTGATCTTATACTTACCCTGCGCGCCGTTGCCCACAATCGAGGCTTCGTTGAGGAACAGGAACGGGGCCTGAATCGGCATAACCGACACGATCTGCTCGATCGGCAGGAACTTCGTCGGCTTCGGCGGGGGCAAACCGCGCACTTTGCAATCAATGAAAGTTTTGATGTCACCGACGGTGCGCAGGTTACGCAGATCCTCATTGTTGATCTGCATCTGGAGCACGTCTTCCACCAGAATGACGATTTCCATCATCGTCAGGGAATCGATCCCGAGGTCTTCCACGAGACGCAGCTCGTCGTCGGCCTCCTTCAACTTGGCGCGCAGATCAGGCTCCACAAAGCGCTCGATCACACCGATAATCACTGCCGGTAAGTGACTGGCCTCCTGAGTCTTACGATAGGCAATCGCGGCCTCAATGGTCGCGGGCGAACACCGCTTGAGCGATTCGCGCAGCGCCGACTCATCTTCTATTGAGAACGGTTTGGGGGCCGTCTCCGGGGCCGCGTGGCCCTCCTGACCATCGAGGTCTCCTTTAGGCATGATTTTCGGTAGTTAGGTTTCGGTATTTTGAATGTAAACGTAATTCTTGGACCCACGCTGTGACGTTCCATCAGACCGACCGAGATCAAAAAGTTACTCAAACGTTGGTATTCCGACGCGGCTTTCCGCTGCTGACAGAATTTCAGAACCCGCGTTTGCATTCACTACGCCATTTTCAGTAAACGGTCGCTGTTTCATTCCGCGCGTCGCTTCGAGCGACCGCGTTTCCGATGTCCGATCCCGCCTTTAACCCTCTGTCGTCTCAGACGCTCTATCTCATCACGCACGAGTTTTACCCGAAGCGTGGCGGGATCGCGACCTTCACCGAGGAAATGGCCAAGGCATCGGTGGGACTCGGGCTCGATGTCGAGGTCTGGGCCCAGGAAGCCCCGACCGTGCGCGACGCCAGCCTGTGGCCGTTTCGGGTTTGGCGCATGCCGCTCAAGGGCACCCACGACCTGACATGTCAGCTTCGCTTGGCCTGGCAATTGATCCGCCGCCGCCGTGAGTTACGCCGAGCCACCGTCTACCTGCCGGAGCCCGGGCCGATGCTCACGCTGATGTTGCTCCAGCGCTTTCATGCCTTCCGGCCCAAACACCTCGTGCTCACGTTCCATGGCTCCGAGGTGCTGAAGTTTTACCGCAACCCGCTCATCCGTCCCCTCGCCCGCCGCCTCATCGGCTACGCCAACCGCATCAGCGTGCTCTCCGGCTACACCCGCGATCTGTTGCACACCCATTTCCCCGAGGCCCGCTCCAAGATTCTGCTCACGCCCGGCGCCCTGCGTTCCGACTTCGCTGTCGTGGAACACCCGGCCACCGCGCCCAATCCCAAGGTCGTCATCCTCACCGTGGGTCGGCTCCACCCGCGCAAGGGTCAGCTCATCACCCTGCAGGCCCTCCAAGCCCTCGCGCCCCGCTTCCGCGACCAGATCGAATATTGGCTGGTGGGCTCCACCGCCAAGGAGTCCTACGAGCAGAGCCTTCGCAGCACCGCCGCCCAGTGCGACTTCCCGGTGCGCTTCTTCGGCGATGTGCCCGACAACGAACTGAGCCGCATCTACGACCGCGCCGACGTCTTCGGCATGACCAGTATCGACTTTGGCAACAGCGTGGAGGGCTTTGGATTGGTCTACCTCGAGGCCGCCGCCCACGGCCTGCCCGTCGTCGCCCACGCCGTCGGCGGCGTGGCCGAAGCCGTCGCCGATGGTGAGACCGGCCTGCTGGTGCCGCCCCACCACCCGGCGCAGCTCACCGCCGCCTTCGAAAAACTCATCAGCGATCGCGCCCTGCGCGAACGCCTCGGCCAGGCCGGTTGGAACTGGGCCCGCCGCAACAACTGGTCGCATTCGGCCCGCGTGCTGTTCGGTGAGGCTCTCGCCGACTCCTGACACGTCCTGCGCCGTCGCCACCTTTCATGCTCGAATCCCGCACTACGATCCGCGTCCGCTATGCCGAGACCGACGCGATGGCTATTGTTTACCATGGCAGCTACCTGCCGTGGTTGGAGGTCGCTCGCACCCAATTGCTCCGCGATTACGGTTACCCTTACCGTGACCTGGAACAGGCCGGCTACCGCCTGCCCGTGCTCGATCTATCGGTGAGCTACCGCCGCCCCGCGGTCTATGACGACGACGTGGAAATCCACGCCGTGATCCGCGACCGCCCCGGCATTCGCATCAAAATCGATTACGAGATCCGCCGCGGCGAGGACCTGCTAGCGACCGCCCAGACGACGCACGCCTTCGTCGACGCCAAGGGCCAACCCACCCGCCCGCCGGCCGATTTTATGGCGGCCATGCGCGCCTATTTCACGGCGTAGGTTCACCGAATTCCGCCAGCACCGCGGCATCGGTCTCCCGCCCGCGCAACGCGGCCAGCTCGTCGAGCGTCGCGCCGAGTTCCCGCAAAGCCGCGACGGCATGGGCGCGCACCATCGCCCACTCACTCTCGGCCGCCAAGCGCCAGAGCGCCGGTCGGCACGCCAACGCTCCCGTATTCGCCGCGACGATACAGGCGTTGCGCAACAGGCCGCGCAGCTTGAGCCGCTTCACGGCCGTGCCTTTGAAGACGGCGGCGAAACGCTCCGGCGTCAGCGTCAGGATTTCTTCCAACGATAGCGCCGCGAGCTCCGGCCGCCGGTTCAGCAGCAGCGATTTCGAGGCCTGCGCAAACCGATTCCACGGGCACACCTCCGCACAGATGTCGCAACCATAGAGCCGATCGCCGATCCCGCGCCGCATTGCCCGCGGAATGATGCCGCGGTTTTCGATCGTGTGATAAGAGATGCAGCGCCGCGCATCCAATTCCCCCGGCGCGACCAGCGCCTGCGTCGGACACGCCTCAAGACACGCCGTGCACGAGCCGCAAAGCGTCCCCACCGGTCGATCCGCCGCCGCCCGACTCACGGGCGCATCGGGTTCGATCAAGATGCCGCCGCCTACCACGATGGCCGCCAGGAACAGCCAATTGCCAAACTCCCGCGAAATCAGCATGGCGTTTTTCCCCGTAAACCCCACCCCGGCGCGCGCCGCCCAACTGCGCTCCAGCACCGGCCCGGTATCGACGTAATACCGGTAGTCGGCTCCGCTGATGCCGCCCCATTGCTCCAGCACTTGCCCGGCCGCAACCAAACCCGGTTTGATCGAGTCATGGTAATCGTCGTGCAGCGCGTAACGCGCCCAGACGCCCGTGCCGCCCCCGTCCTCAGCCGGCACCGCCGCGGCCCCCACCGCCGGCGCCGGCGCGTAATTCACGCCCAACATCACCAGCGTGGTCGCCCCGGCCTGCACCTGCGTGACGTCGCGACGTTTCGCCCGCGAGCGTTCCATCCACGCCATGTCGGCCTGATGCCCCGAATCCAACCATCGCTCAAACGCATCCGCCCCTGGACTATCTCCGTCCACGCGGGCGAATCGCACCACGTCAAAACCGAGTGCGTGCAGTCGCTCCCGCAGAACCTCTCGATCAGCCGCCATGGGGCCCGGCCGCCTTGGCCTGTTTCTTCAACCAATCCGGCACTTCGCGGCGATACACCCGCATGACATGCGAGATGATGTCACTCGTCGGCCGGTGATCGGTCAGGATGACCGCGCCAGCCCGTTTGTAGACCGGCTCCCGCTCCTTGTAGAGCGCGCGGATGCGATCCATCGGATCCTCCACATCGAGCAACGGCCGATTCCGATTGGCCGAGGTGCGCTTTAAAATCGTTTCGAGCGACGCGTGCAGGCACACGACCACGCCCTTGCGCTTCAGCAGATCGAGCATGCCGGGCTGCACCACCAGACCGCCGCCGCAGGCCACCACGCAGTTTTCCGGCGGATGGCCCTCATCGATGAAATTTCGCTCCAACTGCCGAAAGAACGGCTCCCCTTCGTCGGGGTTCGCGAAGATTTCGGGGATCGTTTTCCCCATCGCCTTTTCGATTTCGTAGTCACTGTCCAACAGCCGGTATTTCAAGCGCTGAGCCACCGCGCGACCGATGGTCGTTTTGCCGGTGCCCATAAATCCCACCAGATACAAATTGGGCGCACTGAAACTGGAGCTGGCATCGGACGGTGGCATCATGCGCAGCGAAGGCACCACACCGGTGCTTGCCAAACCACAAAATTCTTCGCCTTTCGCTCGCAAGCCTTTGCCCGCAAGGTCTCCGCTTCCGTATAGCATTACTGTCATGTCCGACTCCGAGTTCCATCATTTCGCCAGCGACAATACCTCCGGCATTTGCCCAGAAGCCTGGGCTGCCCTCCAAGCCGCCAACACCGGCTTCGAACCGTCCTACGGCGACGACGAATGGACGACTCGCGCGTGCGACCTCATCCGCACTGTCTTCGACAAACCTGACGCCGAGATCTTCTTCGTCTTCAACGGCACCGCCGCCAACTCCCTGGTGCTCGCCTCGCTCTGCCAGAGCTACCACAGCGTCGTTTGTCACGAGGTGGCCCACGTCGAGACCGACGAATGCGGCGCGCCCGAGTTCTTTTCCAACGGCACCAAAATCCTCACCGCCACCGGCCCGCACGGCAAACTCACCCCGGCCGCCGTTGAGCGCATCATCCGCAAGCGCACCGACATTCACTACCCGAAGCCCCGCGTGCTTTCGCTCACCCAATCCACCGAGTTTGGCACCGTTTACACCACGGCCGAGATCAACGCCCTCTGCACCCTCGCCCACGCCCATCAACTGAATGTGCACATGGACGGCGCTCGTTTCGCCAACGCCGCCGCCGCCCTCCGCGAGCGCGAGGGCGCCACCCCGGCCGACTTCACCTGGCGCGCCGGCGTCGACGTGCTCAGCTTTGGCGGCACCAAAAACGGCATGAACACCTCCGAGGCCGTCGTGTTCTTCCGCCCCGAACTCGCCCGCGAGTTTGACTACCGCTGCAAGCAGGCCGGCCAACTCGCCTCCAAGATGCGTTTCCTCAGCAGCCAATGGGTCGGCATGCTCGAGAACGACAACTGGCTGCGTCACGCCGGCCACGCCAACACCATGACCCGCCGCCTCGCCGACGCCGTGCGCGACATTCCTGGCGTGGAGCTCTTCATCGAACCCGAGGTCAACGCCGTCTTCGTCGACATGCCGCCCGCCGTCGCCGCCGCCATGCACCACCGCGGTTGGCATTTCCACAACTTCCTCGGCCCCGAGCGCTACCGCCTCATGTGCAGCTGGGCCACGCAGGAGACCGAGATCGAGAACTTCGCCCGCGATTTGCGCGAGGTCGTCGCCGTCTAGGCTCGATCCCTGCTGCCCGCCGCTCCATCAACTCCTCACCGTTGGCGTGCCCTCTGACGCGCCAACGGGACGTCCTCCATGATTCTCCGCATCACCCACGAGACCCGCTACCGTTACGCCGAACCGGTGTCTCTTTCCGGCCATCTGCTCTACCTGCGACCGCGTGAAAACTCCCGCCAGCGCCTGCATCACTTCGACCTGTCGATCTCGCCCGACCCGATCCTCTCGCGCGTCGAAGACCCCCTCGACAACGAGCGCTGGACCATCCGTTTTCCGGAGAACACCGACCACCTCGACCTCGTCTCCACCGCCGTCGTCGAGACCCTTGAGAGCAACCCGTTCAACTTCGTCCTCGATCCCTCCGCCATCGAGTCGCCTTTCGAATACGCGCCGGAGCTGAAGTTCGCTCTCGGACCCTACCTCGCGCCGCCCTTCGACGACACCCAACGCGCGCTGCAGGCCTGG
This portion of the Actomonas aquatica genome encodes:
- a CDS encoding beta-ketoacyl-[acyl-carrier-protein] synthase family protein — protein: MPASTKVLHQQSIMAKVYLTGLGAITSIGNDAKTVSQNLREMKHGVELYPPFAAASIPVKVAAPVKGFDTDSLDPEDWIYPERYRVRREYLRSMGPHGLYSYCAMTQAIEDAGLSPEDVSNDDTGLFGASAGSPNFLTYYVRRMHEMGVMRCSPLGIVASIAGTVQFNLVAHFKIKGASTGFASACASSSHALGYAYDEIMLGRQKRMFVVGAEDGNVETILPFAGMRALSMSNDPNSASRPFDKGRDGFVGTGGATVLVLESEDEVMRRGVVPYCEVAGWGQASDGHNVAISHPEGTGLANALTRALKHSGVAPEDVDYINAHATSTPIGDISEGKAIRTVFGPSGARPAISSTKALTGHGLSLAGAMETGFCALALREGFIPGSAHITEIDPAVADLNIVRETVAERPQVVINNSSGFGGANVAIVLRAVPSAS
- a CDS encoding shikimate kinase; the protein is MMPPSDASSSFSAPNLYLVGFMGTGKTTIGRAVAQRLKYRLLDSDYEIEKAMGKTIPEIFANPDEGEPFFRQLERNFIDEGHPPENCVVACGGGLVVQPGMLDLLKRKGVVVCLHASLETILKRTSANRNRPLLDVEDPMDRIRALYKEREPVYKRAGAVILTDHRPTSDIISHVMRVYRREVPDWLKKQAKAAGPHGG
- a CDS encoding SDR family NAD(P)-dependent oxidoreductase translates to MPSSTSSPVFITGASAGIGAAIARLALAQGAEVWGTARSEARLAELAEHERFHPVVLDLDDAVGALSAYREAAVAAGGFAVVINNAGYGTLGSFAEVEFAVWRQQLNAMLVNTAALAQAQLADLRRRAQGGVLVNVASLATEFPLPYMTGYNIAKAGLSALSESLLIETRHTGVSVIDFRPGDFRTGFNQSMQRPTHSADPAATADQEAAWNALEANLNAAPPPERAARDLWRAIERRHRGMLRSGDWFQTVLAPLFQRLVPTALARAVRWRYFGLR
- a CDS encoding phosphopantetheine-binding protein, translated to MPKGDLDGQEGHAAPETAPKPFSIEDESALRESLKRCSPATIEAAIAYRKTQEASHLPAVIIGVIERFVEPDLRAKLKEADDELRLVEDLGIDSLTMMEIVILVEDVLQMQINNEDLRNLRTVGDIKTFIDCKVRGLPPPKPTKFLPIEQIVSVMPIQAPFLFLNEASIVGNGAQGKYKITGQEFFLQGHFKDNPVMPASLMLEALGQLAVLYLLEGTTPEEGKTMDPSKIFFTSCEGVRCHRICRPGDLLSMSVKPKRTKMPLATFEGSIRVGQEKAAMAEEITLTFAYVESKLAADGTPIAVDSKAPMTGKSNDDDTRPPIAAAVNA
- a CDS encoding glycosyltransferase family 4 protein, giving the protein MSDPAFNPLSSQTLYLITHEFYPKRGGIATFTEEMAKASVGLGLDVEVWAQEAPTVRDASLWPFRVWRMPLKGTHDLTCQLRLAWQLIRRRRELRRATVYLPEPGPMLTLMLLQRFHAFRPKHLVLTFHGSEVLKFYRNPLIRPLARRLIGYANRISVLSGYTRDLLHTHFPEARSKILLTPGALRSDFAVVEHPATAPNPKVVILTVGRLHPRKGQLITLQALQALAPRFRDQIEYWLVGSTAKESYEQSLRSTAAQCDFPVRFFGDVPDNELSRIYDRADVFGMTSIDFGNSVEGFGLVYLEAAAHGLPVVAHAVGGVAEAVADGETGLLVPPHHPAQLTAAFEKLISDRALRERLGQAGWNWARRNNWSHSARVLFGEALADS
- a CDS encoding acyl-CoA thioesterase, producing MLESRTTIRVRYAETDAMAIVYHGSYLPWLEVARTQLLRDYGYPYRDLEQAGYRLPVLDLSVSYRRPAVYDDDVEIHAVIRDRPGIRIKIDYEIRRGEDLLATAQTTHAFVDAKGQPTRPPADFMAAMRAYFTA
- the queG gene encoding tRNA epoxyqueuosine(34) reductase QueG, which codes for MAADREVLRERLHALGFDVVRFARVDGDSPGADAFERWLDSGHQADMAWMERSRAKRRDVTQVQAGATTLVMLGVNYAPAPAVGAAAVPAEDGGGTGVWARYALHDDYHDSIKPGLVAAGQVLEQWGGISGADYRYYVDTGPVLERSWAARAGVGFTGKNAMLISREFGNWLFLAAIVVGGGILIEPDAPVSRAAADRPVGTLCGSCTACLEACPTQALVAPGELDARRCISYHTIENRGIIPRAMRRGIGDRLYGCDICAEVCPWNRFAQASKSLLLNRRPELAALSLEEILTLTPERFAAVFKGTAVKRLKLRGLLRNACIVAANTGALACRPALWRLAAESEWAMVRAHAVAALRELGATLDELAALRGRETDAAVLAEFGEPTP
- a CDS encoding threonine aldolase family protein, giving the protein MSDSEFHHFASDNTSGICPEAWAALQAANTGFEPSYGDDEWTTRACDLIRTVFDKPDAEIFFVFNGTAANSLVLASLCQSYHSVVCHEVAHVETDECGAPEFFSNGTKILTATGPHGKLTPAAVERIIRKRTDIHYPKPRVLSLTQSTEFGTVYTTAEINALCTLAHAHQLNVHMDGARFANAAAALREREGATPADFTWRAGVDVLSFGGTKNGMNTSEAVVFFRPELAREFDYRCKQAGQLASKMRFLSSQWVGMLENDNWLRHAGHANTMTRRLADAVRDIPGVELFIEPEVNAVFVDMPPAVAAAMHHRGWHFHNFLGPERYRLMCSWATQETEIENFARDLREVVAV